The following are from one region of the candidate division TA06 bacterium genome:
- the pilO gene encoding type 4a pilus biogenesis protein PilO — MNIDIKDIKTQITLGLVVLSLAIAGLFYFLNFRPSGERLSQRKVKLDSLEAGIRLLDAAVSESTKFNMELKNMSKKLRQAEKLLPDEKDIPSLLRQITQAGIKTGIRFTAFKPGALTASPNAKLSSVLTVDVSVTGSYSQLGDFMANLGILNRIVVPAKIKVLPNTDKNDKNKTLKADFVVKAFVFNKAGGVKSDVKDTGKPKRSSRS; from the coding sequence ATGAACATAGATATCAAAGACATAAAAACACAGATCACCCTGGGATTGGTGGTCTTAAGCCTGGCCATAGCCGGTTTGTTCTATTTTTTGAACTTCCGGCCTTCTGGGGAACGGCTCAGCCAGCGCAAGGTAAAACTTGATTCACTAGAGGCTGGGATTCGGCTTTTGGACGCTGCAGTTAGTGAGTCCACCAAGTTCAATATGGAATTGAAGAACATGAGCAAAAAGCTCCGCCAGGCCGAGAAGCTTTTGCCTGACGAAAAGGACATTCCCAGTCTGTTGCGCCAGATCACCCAAGCCGGCATAAAGACCGGGATTCGTTTCACCGCCTTTAAACCCGGTGCCCTGACGGCCTCGCCAAACGCCAAATTGTCTTCGGTGTTAACGGTGGATGTCAGCGTCACCGGATCTTACAGTCAGTTGGGTGATTTTATGGCCAATCTGGGCATCCTGAACCGGATCGTTGTCCCCGCCAAGATCAAAGTATTGCCCAACACAGATAAAAACGACAAAAATAAAACACTAAAAGCAGATTTTGTGGTTAAAGCTTTTGTATTTAATAAAGCAGGAGGCGTAAAGTCAGATGTTAAAGATACAGGCAAACCTAAGAGGTCCAGCCGGTCTTAA
- the pilM gene encoding type IV pilus assembly protein PilM, whose protein sequence is MFFGKKAATLGLDIGSNQIKFVEIQKTGKGITLTNYGSAPLLPEAIVEGEIMDRTLVIDTIKGLFETHKIKGNEVVAAVSGRGVIVKRITMDKLKESEARDRIKWEAEQHVPFEISDVVLDFQILNPDLGNNQMEVLLIAVKNDTINPQLDLLSGAGLYPVIMDYGAFAVQNAFEANYDIPSDEMVALVHIGADGTNINFIKNKIPFFTRDLPMGGNACLQLVQKNLGLSYDQAAELTKGENVADVSQESASEVFASFASDFAGSIERTLSFLAMSGGSDKMSRIFLSGGGALIPSLQDNLKEKFGIPVEIVNPLQKISYDPNLFGATGAERIAPMLTLAVGLGLREVK, encoded by the coding sequence ATGTTCTTCGGCAAAAAAGCAGCCACCCTGGGCCTGGACATAGGAAGCAACCAGATAAAGTTCGTCGAGATCCAAAAGACCGGCAAGGGCATTACCCTGACGAACTATGGTTCCGCCCCCTTACTGCCCGAGGCCATTGTGGAAGGCGAGATCATGGACCGGACACTGGTAATAGACACCATCAAGGGCCTTTTTGAGACCCATAAGATAAAAGGCAACGAGGTGGTGGCGGCCGTTTCCGGACGCGGAGTCATCGTCAAGCGGATCACCATGGACAAGCTCAAGGAGTCGGAGGCCAGGGACCGGATAAAATGGGAGGCCGAGCAGCACGTACCGTTTGAGATCTCGGACGTGGTGCTGGATTTCCAGATACTGAATCCCGACCTGGGCAACAATCAAATGGAAGTGCTGCTGATCGCCGTCAAGAACGACACCATCAATCCCCAGCTTGATCTTTTAAGCGGGGCCGGGCTTTATCCGGTGATCATGGATTACGGGGCTTTTGCGGTACAGAACGCCTTTGAAGCCAACTACGATATCCCGTCGGATGAGATGGTGGCCCTGGTGCACATCGGCGCTGACGGCACCAACATCAATTTCATAAAGAACAAGATACCGTTTTTTACCCGCGACCTGCCGATGGGCGGGAATGCCTGCCTTCAGTTGGTGCAGAAGAACCTGGGGCTTTCCTATGACCAGGCCGCCGAACTGACCAAAGGCGAGAACGTGGCCGATGTCAGCCAGGAATCAGCCAGCGAGGTCTTTGCCAGCTTTGCCTCTGACTTTGCCGGATCCATAGAGAGAACCCTTTCTTTCCTGGCCATGTCAGGCGGCAGCGACAAAATGAGCAGGATATTCCTGTCCGGGGGCGGGGCTTTAATCCCTTCGCTTCAGGATAATCTAAAGGAGAAATTTGGGATACCGGTGGAAATCGTCAATCCGTTGCAGAAAATATCATACGACCCCAACCTTTTCGGGGCCACCGGGGCCGAGCGAATAGCTCCAATGTTAACTTTGGCGGTGGGCTTGGGTTTAAGGGAGGTAAAATAA
- a CDS encoding ABC transporter ATP-binding protein — MKLYLRLASYLKPYWKHYLLAVLCMWLLALFSGASLGMIAPFIKVLFGSQNQPLPVRPAIGTGIDLSRFKDLAVWWLLKEGRLAGLIKLCWLILGVFFLKNLFLFLQRLLTVYIEQKVTADIREEMYGHLHKLSLSYFHKHKVGGVVSRMTNDVGWVRGAVNDGTLSVIRHISLILIYLTLAILAAPKLALTAFLVLPLSIGTISLIGRRLRKRGRRLQEKLAEVASVLTETVAGIRVVKTFAMEEHEKAKFSRYNRDYFRSVFRFESLAGMTPPLTEFMGAIAGVVIIWIARDQVSGSGTVTPERFFVFLAGAFSMMQPLNGLSNMVPAMQQGLAAAERIFGLLDLEPEVKDLPNAVSIGEFKSSIKFQDVSFSYKSRGQDGDGPADEEYVLRDINIDIKRGEMLALVGPSGAGKSTLADLIPRFYDCTKGRIEIDGRDLRELESKSLRRLLGVVGQETILFHDTVFNNIAYGRPGASQAQVEEAARAANAHQFISEMPDGYQTVLGERGLKISGGQRQRISIARAILKNPAILILDEATSALDTESEQLVQQAINNLMNNRTAIVIAHRLSTIQRADRIIVLEDGRITETGKHSELLAKSGTYARLYNLQFAKSKA; from the coding sequence ATGAAACTTTATCTCAGGCTGGCCTCATATTTAAAACCTTACTGGAAGCACTACCTGCTGGCGGTGCTATGCATGTGGCTGCTGGCATTGTTTTCCGGCGCCTCCCTGGGGATGATAGCGCCTTTCATCAAGGTGCTGTTTGGTTCCCAAAACCAGCCTCTGCCGGTCCGGCCCGCGATAGGCACCGGGATTGATCTTTCCCGGTTTAAGGACCTGGCCGTCTGGTGGCTGTTGAAGGAGGGGCGGCTGGCCGGCCTGATCAAGCTGTGCTGGCTGATCCTGGGCGTGTTCTTTCTCAAGAACCTGTTCCTTTTTTTACAGCGGCTGCTGACAGTATACATCGAGCAGAAGGTGACGGCGGACATCCGGGAGGAGATGTACGGCCACCTTCATAAGCTGTCCTTGTCTTACTTTCACAAGCATAAAGTGGGGGGCGTGGTATCGCGGATGACCAACGACGTGGGCTGGGTAAGGGGGGCGGTTAACGACGGCACCCTTTCGGTCATCCGCCACATCAGTCTGATCCTGATCTACCTGACGCTGGCCATTTTGGCGGCCCCAAAACTGGCCCTGACAGCCTTTTTAGTGCTGCCCTTGAGCATAGGCACCATCTCCCTGATCGGCCGCAGGCTGAGGAAAAGGGGAAGGCGGCTGCAGGAGAAACTGGCCGAGGTGGCCTCGGTGCTGACCGAGACAGTGGCCGGGATACGGGTGGTCAAGACTTTTGCCATGGAGGAGCACGAGAAAGCCAAGTTCTCCCGTTACAACCGCGACTATTTCCGTTCGGTCTTCCGTTTCGAGTCGCTGGCCGGGATGACGCCGCCCCTGACCGAGTTCATGGGGGCCATTGCCGGAGTGGTCATCATCTGGATCGCCAGGGACCAGGTGTCCGGTAGCGGGACGGTCACCCCCGAGAGGTTCTTCGTTTTCCTGGCCGGGGCATTTTCCATGATGCAGCCCCTGAACGGGCTTTCCAACATGGTCCCGGCCATGCAGCAGGGGCTGGCCGCGGCCGAAAGGATCTTCGGCCTGCTGGACCTGGAGCCGGAGGTGAAGGACCTGCCGAACGCTGTTTCCATCGGCGAATTCAAGAGTTCCATAAAATTCCAGGACGTTTCTTTCAGCTACAAAAGCCGGGGCCAGGACGGGGACGGGCCGGCCGACGAAGAATATGTACTGAGGGACATCAACATAGACATCAAGCGGGGCGAGATGCTGGCCTTAGTCGGTCCCTCCGGGGCCGGAAAGTCCACTTTGGCCGACCTGATACCCAGGTTCTACGACTGCACCAAGGGCAGGATAGAGATAGACGGCAGGGACCTTCGGGAATTGGAGTCCAAATCGCTCAGGAGGCTGCTGGGAGTCGTCGGGCAGGAAACCATCCTCTTCCACGACACGGTGTTCAATAACATCGCCTACGGGCGTCCAGGGGCCTCCCAGGCCCAGGTGGAAGAGGCCGCCAGGGCCGCCAACGCCCACCAGTTCATATCTGAGATGCCGGACGGCTACCAGACCGTCCTGGGCGAGCGGGGTTTGAAGATCTCGGGCGGCCAGAGGCAGAGGATATCCATCGCCCGGGCCATCCTCAAGAACCCGGCCATCCTGATATTAGACGAAGCCACCTCGGCCTTAGACACCGAGTCCGAACAACTGGTCCAGCAGGCCATCAATAACCTGATGAACAATCGCACCGCCATAGTCATCGCCCACCGGCTGTCCACCATCCAGCGGGCCGATAGGATAATAGTGCTTGAGGACGGGAGGATAACCGAGACCGGGAAGCACTCGGAGCTTTTGGCCAAGAGCGGGACATATGCCAGGCTGTATAACTTGCAGTTTGCGAAGAGCAAAGCATAG
- a CDS encoding PilN domain-containing protein translates to MIQINLIHDQKIAKVAAPRSSGGGFKFALPRLPFNVGMVAAALLFIVVIVVSIIAYGWQQTDFKITNKKIKTDSLKIDSLRILNAKVQELKRTKDEVESKLNEVNLINQGRFYEARLLEVVNRCLPEYLWLTLLSEEEGKTTLEGSTFSNLIVVELMDNLKSSRCFSGIELAQTSKADIEGREMVKFSLTGSYNPDVPKPSPSYAMPQDPKQPAKLTLGWNRVSQATNYIIQVSASDSFNNLIANQNLGDTTSFIVNSGLEEGRKYFWRVQAYNSYISAGSDWSNPMPLFIGGGKGNK, encoded by the coding sequence ATGATACAGATCAATTTGATCCACGACCAGAAAATTGCCAAGGTGGCTGCTCCCCGTTCCTCGGGCGGCGGTTTTAAGTTCGCCCTGCCCCGGCTGCCGTTCAACGTAGGGATGGTGGCTGCTGCGTTGCTCTTTATAGTGGTGATAGTGGTTTCGATCATTGCTTATGGCTGGCAACAGACCGATTTTAAAATAACCAACAAAAAAATCAAAACAGACAGCCTGAAGATTGACAGTTTAAGGATTCTCAATGCCAAAGTTCAGGAGTTAAAGCGAACCAAGGATGAAGTTGAGTCCAAACTGAACGAGGTCAACCTGATAAACCAGGGGAGATTCTATGAGGCCCGGCTGTTGGAAGTGGTCAACCGCTGTCTGCCGGAATATCTCTGGCTGACCCTCCTTTCCGAGGAAGAGGGAAAAACAACCTTAGAGGGTTCTACTTTCTCCAATCTGATAGTGGTGGAGCTAATGGATAATCTTAAATCATCCCGTTGTTTCAGCGGTATCGAACTGGCCCAGACGTCCAAGGCAGATATCGAAGGCCGGGAGATGGTAAAATTCAGCTTAACCGGCAGTTATAACCCGGATGTTCCCAAGCCGTCGCCCTCATATGCCATGCCCCAGGATCCCAAACAACCTGCCAAGCTGACTTTGGGCTGGAACCGGGTCAGCCAGGCCACTAACTACATCATTCAAGTATCAGCCAGCGATTCATTTAACAATCTTATAGCCAACCAAAATCTGGGGGATACCACCAGCTTCATTGTCAATTCCGGGCTGGAAGAGGGGAGAAAATATTTCTGGCGGGTGCAGGCTTATAATAGCTATATTTCAGCCGGTTCCGACTGGTCCAACCCGATGCCGCTATTCATAGGCGGAGGAAAGGGGAATAAATGA
- the scpB gene encoding SMC-Scp complex subunit ScpB — protein sequence MDRTEAKRIIEALLFATDIPLPVSKIKSTLGEIDVKILRQLLHELKDEYERDGHSFSLVELAGGFQIYTRPEYSKWVGELFRGRRVSRLTAASLETLGIVAYKQPIIKADMESIRGVNVDGVTATLLERNLITAVGHDNRPGKPVLFGTTPEFLRYFGLSSLSDLPRIEELEEYLKSKQAEKEKMDAEIDAELGLKRLSGYGTQEEVPFESPVGKSEEVPGGSQPEALNEESPSQEPEAGPAEGGKEK from the coding sequence ATGGACCGCACCGAAGCCAAGAGGATAATCGAAGCCCTGCTGTTTGCCACTGACATCCCGCTGCCAGTCTCCAAGATCAAGTCCACCCTGGGCGAGATAGACGTCAAGATACTGCGGCAGCTGCTGCATGAACTGAAGGACGAATACGAACGTGACGGGCACAGCTTTTCCCTGGTGGAGCTGGCCGGAGGATTCCAGATATACACCAGGCCGGAGTATTCCAAATGGGTGGGAGAGCTTTTTAGGGGCCGGCGGGTGTCCCGGCTTACCGCCGCCTCACTGGAGACCCTGGGAATAGTGGCCTACAAGCAGCCCATCATCAAGGCCGATATGGAGAGCATCCGCGGGGTGAACGTGGACGGGGTGACTGCCACTCTGCTGGAGCGCAATCTGATCACCGCTGTGGGCCACGACAACCGGCCCGGCAAGCCGGTGCTGTTCGGCACCACTCCGGAGTTTTTACGCTATTTCGGCCTGAGCTCGCTGTCGGACCTGCCCCGGATTGAGGAGTTGGAGGAATACCTGAAATCCAAACAGGCGGAAAAGGAAAAAATGGACGCCGAGATCGACGCCGAACTGGGATTGAAGAGGCTTTCCGGTTACGGCACCCAGGAGGAGGTTCCCTTTGAATCTCCAGTTGGCAAGAGCGAAGAAGTACCAGGCGGATCCCAGCCGGAAGCTCTTAATGAAGAAAGCCCGTCTCAGGAACCTGAGGCCGGGCCGGCTGAAGGCGGGAAAGAAAAATAA
- a CDS encoding nucleotidyl transferase AbiEii/AbiGii toxin family protein, with protein MKDILEGSKQLLTESIDLLGKTVNEVIFIGGWGPYLRHIDRHPGTKDVDILFPLNYSREIIISILENFLKNNFYISAKHDFQLCRAFQIGERTYIFNVDLLHPTEGKIEKVDFIEIMDLDVTVDGIRVKPIVSINVEFGDVIHSEKLIGQVEFAGKKIKVLDGAGIVISKLSACHNKKRPRDIYDIYLSLTEPNTIGKMEKLVSINPLIKKKLDEYAEHLKNNWSDYENSLKTFGVNDPKAKELLLMGR; from the coding sequence ATGAAAGATATTTTAGAAGGTTCAAAACAACTTCTGACAGAATCCATTGACCTACTGGGCAAAACTGTAAATGAAGTGATTTTTATCGGTGGCTGGGGACCTTACTTACGACACATAGACAGGCACCCTGGAACAAAGGATGTAGATATTTTATTTCCATTGAATTATTCAAGGGAAATAATTATTAGTATTCTTGAAAACTTTCTCAAAAACAATTTTTACATAAGTGCTAAACACGATTTTCAATTATGCAGAGCCTTCCAAATTGGAGAAAGAACATATATTTTCAATGTTGACCTTTTGCATCCGACAGAAGGCAAAATTGAGAAAGTGGATTTTATAGAAATTATGGACTTGGATGTAACAGTTGACGGGATAAGAGTTAAGCCAATTGTATCAATTAACGTTGAGTTTGGAGATGTTATCCATTCTGAAAAATTGATTGGACAAGTAGAATTTGCAGGAAAGAAAATAAAAGTCTTAGACGGTGCGGGAATTGTTATTTCAAAACTAAGTGCTTGCCACAACAAAAAAAGGCCAAGAGACATTTATGACATTTATTTATCCCTGACAGAACCAAATACAATTGGGAAAATGGAAAAATTAGTTTCTATCAATCCATTGATCAAAAAAAAACTCGACGAATACGCTGAACATCTAAAAAACAATTGGTCAGACTATGAAAACAGCTTAAAGACGTTCGGAGTAAATGACCCGAAAGCAAAAGAATTATTATTAATGGGGAGATAA
- a CDS encoding helix-turn-helix domain-containing protein, whose translation MPVSPKDIDSAKLYTVTETARILAVTDQTVRKHLCQKGLIGKKIGQRWLIKGTEIQKFIGE comes from the coding sequence ATGCCGGTATCACCAAAAGATATAGATTCCGCCAAGCTTTACACGGTCACTGAAACCGCCCGCATTTTGGCCGTTACCGACCAAACCGTGCGCAAGCACCTTTGCCAAAAAGGCCTGATCGGTAAAAAAATCGGACAGCGCTGGCTGATCAAAGGCACAGAGATCCAAAAATTCATCGGCGAGTAA
- a CDS encoding HlyC/CorC family transporter yields MFPIKELLAKLRLKDHGKLTSQDLQQLLSRAVAQNAVTRDEGHMMQRILSLSQTPLWEVMIPLPQVASIEASAKVDQIIDLCLKSGHSRFPVYEKNPDNIIGIIHVKEVLRLWRKKSGSLRAVEFIRLPVFLPQTIKVSQALSEFRKKKISIALAINEYGAPSGLVTSEDMIEEIVGQMQDELDREYQYIQQLDNRSFLADARMPLDKFTGQFKIKTNSKAHSLAGFLFEELQRIPLPGESFRLQGLEFIVTEGTASKIYKLKVSPGKK; encoded by the coding sequence ATGTTTCCGATAAAAGAACTGCTGGCAAAGCTAAGGCTAAAAGATCACGGTAAGCTGACCTCCCAGGACCTGCAACAGCTGTTGTCCCGGGCCGTGGCCCAGAACGCCGTCACCCGGGATGAGGGGCATATGATGCAGCGGATATTATCGCTGTCCCAGACCCCGCTCTGGGAGGTGATGATACCCCTGCCCCAGGTCGCATCCATCGAAGCCTCGGCCAAGGTGGATCAGATAATCGATCTCTGCCTGAAATCCGGACATTCCCGTTTTCCGGTTTACGAAAAAAACCCGGACAACATCATCGGGATCATCCATGTCAAGGAGGTCTTGCGGCTATGGCGCAAAAAATCCGGCAGCCTGCGGGCGGTGGAATTCATCCGGCTGCCGGTATTCCTGCCCCAGACCATCAAGGTCTCCCAGGCCCTGTCCGAGTTCCGCAAAAAAAAGATATCCATCGCCCTGGCCATCAATGAGTACGGCGCTCCCTCCGGCCTGGTAACCAGCGAGGACATGATAGAAGAGATCGTGGGCCAGATGCAGGACGAACTGGACCGGGAATATCAGTACATACAACAATTGGATAACCGCTCGTTCCTGGCAGATGCCCGGATGCCTTTGGATAAATTTACCGGACAATTCAAGATTAAAACCAACTCCAAGGCCCACAGCCTGGCCGGATTCCTGTTCGAAGAGCTTCAGCGCATCCCCCTGCCCGGAGAAAGTTTCAGGCTTCAGGGCCTGGAATTCATAGTCACCGAGGGCACAGCCAGCAAGATATACAAGCTAAAGGTATCCCCCGGCAAAAAATAA
- a CDS encoding DUF502 domain-containing protein: MEFIKRHDSSGQPVKKYFLTGLVVMLPILLTAYLLWFLFTWSGQIFGQLLVYIPYLQDIPRTVRLLLGFVLLVLVIYAVGFLASHLIGRKLLNFWDNFISRVPLARLVYGTTKQFTDNFFSNRFAFRQVVAVEYPRPGTYALGFLTSDQTWEMENGTTVHTVYLPNTPNPTGGRIMLVPPRRLLRIKMSVEEALKLIVSGGMVSPKNLTIANPLDKPDVSDKRTAGKAKAKRSR; encoded by the coding sequence ATGGAATTCATAAAAAGACATGACTCCTCAGGACAACCGGTAAAGAAATATTTTTTAACCGGCCTGGTGGTGATGCTGCCTATTCTGCTGACCGCCTACCTTCTATGGTTTCTGTTCACCTGGAGCGGACAAATATTCGGCCAGCTCCTGGTCTATATCCCCTATCTTCAGGACATACCCCGGACGGTAAGACTGTTGCTGGGTTTTGTACTGCTGGTGCTGGTCATTTATGCGGTGGGTTTTCTGGCTTCGCACCTGATTGGACGGAAACTGCTGAACTTCTGGGACAACTTCATCTCCCGGGTCCCCTTGGCCCGGCTGGTTTACGGCACCACCAAGCAGTTCACCGATAATTTCTTCAGCAACCGTTTCGCCTTTCGCCAGGTGGTGGCGGTGGAGTATCCCCGCCCCGGCACCTATGCCCTGGGATTTTTGACCTCCGACCAGACCTGGGAGATGGAGAACGGGACCACGGTCCATACCGTCTACCTGCCCAACACCCCCAATCCCACCGGCGGCCGGATCATGCTGGTGCCGCCCCGGCGGCTGTTAAGGATCAAGATGTCGGTGGAAGAAGCCCTAAAATTGATCGTCTCCGGCGGAATGGTCTCCCCCAAAAACCTAACCATCGCCAACCCATTGGACAAACCTGATGTTTCCGATAAAAGAACTGCTGGCAAAGCTAAGGCTAAAAGATCACGGTAA
- the rpsT gene encoding 30S ribosomal protein S20, whose amino-acid sequence MNSAVKRARQAIKRRTARMAVKSKLRGTIKKATMVKTGDAQSLPKGEQLPAVYSQIDKAAKKGVLHKNTAARMKSRLAKAAKKV is encoded by the coding sequence ATAAATTCTGCGGTAAAACGGGCCCGTCAGGCCATCAAGCGCCGAACCGCAAGAATGGCGGTAAAAAGCAAACTGCGCGGAACCATCAAAAAGGCCACTATGGTAAAAACCGGCGATGCCCAAAGCCTGCCGAAGGGGGAACAGCTTCCTGCCGTCTATTCCCAGATAGACAAGGCCGCCAAAAAGGGCGTGCTTCACAAGAATACCGCCGCCCGGATGAAATCCCGTCTGGCCAAGGCCGCCAAGAAAGTTTAA
- a CDS encoding AMIN domain-containing protein: MSNSKIGIRLALVAGAVLALSQMLWAIKINDIVVRKFEGVTEVVISCDDVPDAKDFTLTKPDRLVLDIKGATIGFGNKTLNLNRGGINSISTSHFDREGGIARVVIEMSSSPSYILMTEESDIVIKLTTKETAQFAEWKATTAEMQVAAAPATPAAPVAPPSAPPVMEETPSAPAVPVTPAPATPAAPAPVVEQPATPAAPVTPTPYTPAAPAPVVEQPVVPYTPPPATPRTPSTPPPVVEETPATPLAPAAPPQYQALPVTPMQPSQPVYVAAKTSTYPARSKRGLAGKKVSLNLENSDIVAVLRGMAQLANCNLIIGGDVKGNISMRLKDVPWVMAFNEMVKSAAMIADWGEDSTIIRVGTPAKMQEEVRGRSLGVELKTMVYNIQYAVASELSGSIQKILSDRGGIQVDKRTNALVITDVADKQAEARNLIVQLDTPTQQVEIIARIIDVDMDATKDLGINWSIANVGSYAANLETKNVGTNPGVQVPQLLPTGDRPGVNIGTIRSFAQLNATISALESNRKANTISNPRISATNNKEAKIVGGKKIPISLRDESGNTVTSMYTIGMVLTVTPHINSAQNITMDVKTEISDLDPTATILGGVVILTNEATTQIMINDGETAVIGGLLQTKGGKSVKGVPILMNIPVIGALFRSTSTATAKREILIFLTPNIIK, translated from the coding sequence ATGAGTAACTCCAAAATCGGAATCAGGCTGGCTCTGGTGGCCGGGGCCGTGCTGGCCTTAAGCCAAATGCTATGGGCCATCAAGATCAACGACATCGTAGTCAGAAAATTCGAAGGCGTTACCGAGGTGGTCATCAGCTGCGATGACGTGCCGGATGCCAAGGATTTTACCCTGACCAAGCCGGACCGCCTGGTGCTTGACATCAAGGGAGCCACAATCGGGTTCGGTAATAAGACCCTCAACCTTAACCGGGGAGGCATCAATAGCATCAGCACCAGCCATTTCGATCGGGAGGGAGGGATTGCCAGGGTGGTGATAGAGATGTCCTCGTCGCCTTCATACATACTGATGACAGAGGAAAGCGATATCGTCATCAAGCTGACCACCAAGGAAACAGCCCAGTTTGCCGAGTGGAAGGCCACCACTGCCGAAATGCAGGTGGCGGCGGCTCCGGCGACCCCGGCCGCACCGGTGGCTCCGCCCAGCGCTCCCCCAGTGATGGAAGAAACCCCTTCCGCTCCAGCGGTGCCGGTGACTCCGGCCCCGGCCACCCCGGCGGCTCCGGCTCCGGTGGTGGAACAGCCGGCCACCCCGGCGGCTCCGGTAACCCCGACGCCTTATACCCCGGCGGCCCCGGCTCCGGTAGTGGAACAGCCGGTTGTTCCGTACACTCCGCCGCCGGCCACACCCAGGACCCCGTCCACTCCGCCTCCGGTGGTGGAAGAAACACCTGCCACACCGTTGGCCCCGGCGGCTCCTCCGCAGTATCAGGCACTGCCTGTCACCCCCATGCAGCCGTCCCAGCCGGTATATGTGGCTGCCAAAACGTCTACCTATCCTGCCAGAAGCAAACGGGGCCTGGCCGGCAAGAAAGTGTCTTTGAACCTGGAGAATTCGGATATTGTGGCAGTTCTTAGGGGCATGGCCCAACTGGCCAACTGCAACCTGATCATCGGCGGCGATGTCAAGGGCAACATCAGCATGCGATTAAAAGACGTGCCCTGGGTAATGGCCTTCAACGAAATGGTTAAATCGGCCGCTATGATAGCCGATTGGGGCGAAGATTCCACCATCATCCGGGTGGGAACTCCCGCCAAAATGCAGGAAGAAGTGCGCGGCCGCAGCCTGGGTGTGGAATTGAAAACCATGGTTTATAACATTCAGTATGCCGTGGCCAGCGAACTGTCCGGTTCCATTCAAAAAATATTAAGCGACCGGGGCGGCATCCAGGTGGATAAAAGGACCAACGCCCTGGTTATCACCGATGTGGCCGACAAGCAGGCTGAAGCCAGGAACCTCATAGTTCAACTGGACACTCCGACCCAGCAGGTGGAGATCATTGCCCGGATCATCGATGTGGATATGGATGCCACCAAGGATCTGGGGATCAACTGGTCTATAGCCAATGTGGGAAGCTATGCCGCCAATCTGGAAACCAAGAATGTAGGAACTAATCCCGGGGTTCAGGTGCCGCAATTGCTGCCCACCGGTGACCGCCCCGGGGTCAATATCGGAACCATACGTTCCTTTGCCCAGTTGAATGCCACCATCTCGGCCTTGGAATCAAACCGCAAGGCCAATACCATCTCCAACCCCAGGATCTCGGCCACCAACAATAAGGAAGCCAAAATAGTCGGCGGCAAGAAGATCCCGATCTCCTTGAGGGATGAAAGCGGCAATACTGTAACATCAATGTACACCATCGGTATGGTGCTGACGGTCACCCCGCACATCAACTCGGCCCAGAACATCACCATGGACGTCAAGACCGAGATCTCGGATCTGGACCCCACCGCCACTATTTTGGGCGGGGTGGTCATTTTGACCAACGAGGCCACCACCCAGATAATGATCAATGACGGAGAAACCGCTGTAATCGGCGGCCTGTTGCAGACCAAGGGCGGAAAGTCGGTCAAGGGCGTTCCGATCCTGATGAACATCCCGGTGATCGGCGCACTGTTCCGTTCCACCAGCACCGCGACGGCCAAACGTGAGATATTGATCTTCCTGACTCCCAATATCATTAAATAA